One part of the Excalfactoria chinensis isolate bCotChi1 chromosome 8, bCotChi1.hap2, whole genome shotgun sequence genome encodes these proteins:
- the LOC140255574 gene encoding vitellogenin-2-like: MRGLILALVLSLVGAQKHDLEPGFPTGKTYLYDYKGLILHRLPGKGLAAAGLKLTCRLEISRVSRSDHLLQIRSPKLEEYHGFWPRDPFILSPRLTEIIAACFSQAFKFEYIKGRVGIIYAPENCPIICTNLMRGILNVMNMNIKKSQNVYELQEAGIEGICQARYVIQDDSKNNCAIISKSKDLTDCQDSAVQSTGMAYIRPCSTCPTKVRNMKGTVLFTYKMKYHDSGALMTSAVSEQVYQISPFNEPDGIAVTEAKQELFLVDIKSTPIKAPDAQLQNQGSLRYHFPEGLLQMPVPLIRVKNADVQLTETLQQLVRNNKEGNTTEASVKFLQMVQLLRVVTLDQIEAVWTQFASEPPYRHWFMSAVCAAGATDTFQFLKQKIHDKNLKIWEAAVVLPLAFHSVTPNKKTLEVASTFLTCPQIQKAPMLRVLVYLGYGSLVNKYCAQSSFCPNEVLQPLHDLAAEASSRNDVEDMALALKAIGNAGETASIKRILKYLPTFSPAAMALPSKIHAVAVLALRKIARKDPVKVREITFQTYMDSTLDPNVRMKSCVVLFETKPSVPIVVAMANSLLRETSLQVASFTYQHIKALAVGKIPQLYNLSAACNIAIKLLSSRFDMLSYRYSKVIHAGGYSHAYKAGAIWRVYLMNSPNSMFPSDIITKIRGYYANTATDIVEMALQSQSLTNIIRKQNIPFAEYDTYKALKELGKTLLGWKELPPEDPLLSACIKVFSHEIAFIDINSDIIQQAMKSLTGSSSWQPAVKRAVEEAQRGVSGQWTLPTVVVELRHAVPTVLGLPLELSMSGVALAQAVAAVDVQMSPPLSDNFRPLQLLETNMDIHADIQPKVYFHMIAMMGTNTQYLQSGLELHAEFSANTTMKFDARINMKEKNVKIETLPCHQEIELAAVRSEAYAISRNMEEVDSEKKSPILPKGEMPTIISNQHFQSSEIFSRARSWKQRNIPSVISKGHLQDSEEEHHHGVGQKSSAHMFCSKLANLGCSACLSLKSRNSAFLRNTFLNKLVGEHEAKIVLKPVHTDADIEKIQLEMQAGAKAASKIIDATNSGPKEEKEPSLYENIKAKLKKIFGIGNVFKVTNKTHHHKKWIHSKVKAAVTDLWEEPSATPLSSSSSTDSSAEGKEPGNRHEKDELWQFGKKHGSGSSSSSSSTGSGSSRTCSSSREDNSGDKHCSVDSEYFNQQADLPIYQFWFKPADEQGPQRKIQSSSSSSSSSSSSNEGISTPVSQPVFLGDRNPPILAAVLRAIKKNEQPTGYQLVLYTNRQASRLRVQVFVSSITESDRWKLCAGASVVNSHKASGTLKWGKDCQDYQVATQIATGQFASHPAIQVKLEWSEVPSSVRKTARWFYTYLPGALYMLGYSQKQQRGPSHQAAIVMALTSPRTCDVVLKLPELTVYNRAIMLPVPLPTRSDTTTLALPFSNWNVFYQAAFSIIENLKARCSVSQNMITTFNGVEFNYSMPANCYHILAQDCSPELKFLVMMKRLEESADLMAVTVRLANHKIDMYVSNGLIQLKINGVQTPTDVPYTSKSGLLISSEKEGMSLKAPAYGVEKLHYDGHNLGIQVAFWMAGKTCGICGKYDAEKKREYQTPSGYLAKDAVSFAQSWVISEDTCTGACKLQRKFVKIEKPVAFDKKASKCFSIEPVLHCAEGCSATRTVPVSVGFHCVPSDSTLDLEEKQVRLDQKSEDLVSRVDAHTACSCAQQLCPA, from the exons ATGAGGGGACTCATCCTGGCCCTGGTGCTCTCCCTTGTGG GGGCCCAGAAGCACGACCTTG AGCCTGGTTTTCCTACTGGCAAGACCTACCTGTATGACTACAAGGGCCTCATCCTGCATAGGCTGCCGGGCAAGGGGTTGGCAGCAGCGGGGCTGAAACTGACCTGCAGGCTGGAGATCAGCCGTGTGTCTCGCAGCGATCACCTTCTGCAG ATCCGATCACCAAAGCTGGAGGAATACCATGGCTTCTGGCCCAGAGACCCCTTCATTCTGTCTCCAAGGCTCACAGAGATCATTGCTGCATGTTTCAGCCAAGCCTTTAAGTTTGAATACATCAAGGGAAGAGTGGGAATTATTTATGCTCCTGAGAACTGTCCCATCATCTGCACTAACCTCATGAGAGGGATTCTGAACGTGATGAATATGAACATCAAAAAGTCGCAAAATGTGTATGAGCTGCaagag GCTGGGATCGAAGGCATCTGCCAGGCCAGATACGTTATCCAGGATGACAGCAAGAATAACTGTGCCATCATTTCCAAGAGCAAGGACCTGACAGACTGCCAGGACAGcgctgtgcagagcacaggcATGGCCTACATCCGCCCCTGCTCTACCTGCCCCACG AAAGTCAGAAACATGAAGGGCACAGTGCTGTTCACTTACAAGATGAAGTACCATGACAGTGGAGCCTTGATGACATCTGCTGTGTCTGAGCAGGTGTACCAGATCTCCCCCTTCAATGAGCCTGATGGGATAGCAGTCACAGAAGCCAA GCAAGAATTGTTTCTGGTTGACATTAAAAGCACTCCCATAAAGGCACCAGATGCTCAACTGCAAAACCAGGGGAGTCTTCGTTATCATTTCCCAGAAGGGCTGCTCCAGATGCCAGTTCCTCTAATAAGAGTCAAAAATGCAGATGTGCAG ttaaCAGAAACACTGCAACAATTAGTTCGGAATAACAAGGAAGGAAACACTACAGAAGCTTCAGTTAAGTTCTTACAAATGGTCCAGTTGCTTCGTGTAGTGACCCTGGATCAAATAGAGGCTGTGTGGACACAGTTTGCCAGCGAACCACCATACAG GCACTGGTTCATGAGcgctgtctgtgctgctggagctacTGACACATTCCAGTTCCTCAAACAAAAAATTCACGATAAGAATCTTAAGATCTGGGAAGCAGCTGTGGTTCTCCCTCTCGCCTTCCATTCCGTCACACCCAATAAGAAAACCCTAGAAGTTGCTTCA ACTTTTCTGACTTGTCCCCAGATTCAGAAAGCACCAATGCTGCGAGTACTTGTTTACCTGGGTTATGGTAGCTTGGTAAATAAATACTGTGCTCAGTCTTCATTTTGTCCTAATGAAGTTCTTCAG CCACTCCATGACCTTGCTGCTGAAGCTTCCAGCAGAAACGATGTTGAAGACATGGCCTTGGCCCTGAAAGCTATAGGCAATGCAGGAGAGACAGCCAGCATCAAACGCATCCTGAAGTATTTGCCAACATTTTCACCTGCTGCCATGGCGTTACCGAGCAAAATTCACGCTGTTGCTGTGCTGGCCCTGAGGAAAATAGCCAGAAAAGACCCTGTGAAA GTAAGGGAGATCACTTTCCAAACTTATATGGACAGCACACTTGATCCTAACGTGCGCATGAAGTCTTGCGTTGTCCTCTTTGAAACAAAGCCTTCTGTTCCTATTGTGGTAGCCATGGCCAACTCGCTGCTGAGGGAGACCAGCTTACAAGTGGCCAGTTTCACATATCAACACATTAAGGCTTTGGCAGTGGGCAAGATCCCACAGCTCTACAATCT atctgctgcttgcaacaTTGCCATCAAGCTTCTGAGCTCCAGATTTGACATGCTGAGCTACCGTTACAGCAAGGTCATTCATGCTGGTGGTTATTCCC ATGCATATAAGGCTGGTGCAATTTGGAGGGTCTATCTGATGAACAGTCCCAACAGTATGTTTCCATCTGATATAATCACAAAAATAAGAGGTTATTACGCAAATACCGCAACAGATATTGTAGAA ATGGCTCTCCAGTCACAAAGCCTGACCAATATCATCAGGAAACAGAATATTCCCTTTGCTGAATATGATACATACAAGGCACTGAAGGAACTTGGTAAAACG CTTCTGGGGTGGAAAGAATTGCCTCCTGAAGATCCTCTGCTGTCTGCTTGCATCAAAGTGTTCAGCCACGAGATTGCCTTCATTGACATTAACAGTGACATCATTCAGCAGGCCATGAAG AGTTTAACTGGATCATcaagctggcagccagcagtgaaAAGAGCAGTGGAGGAGGCCCAGAGAGGTGTTTCAGGCCAATGGACACTGCCAACAGTGGTGGTTGAGCTGCGGCACGCTGTTCCCACAGTGCTGGGCCTGCCGCTGGAGCTCAGCATGAGTGGTGTTGCACTGGCCCAGGCTGTGGCCGCCG TTGATGTTCAGATGTCACCACCATTATCGGACAATTTTAGGCCTCTGCAGTTGTTGGAAACCAACATGGATATTCATGCTGATATCCAGCCGAA AGTATATTTTCATATGATTGCAATGATGGGTACTAATACACAGTACCTTCAGAGTGGTCTTGAACTTCATGCTGAGTTCAGTGCCAACACTACAATGAAATTTGATGCCAGGATaaatatgaaagagaagaatgtgAAGATTGAAACCCTTCCCTGCCATCAGGAGATTGAGCTCGCAGCCGTAAG GAGTGAAGCTTATGCtatttcaagaaacatggaagaAGTAGATTCTGAAAAGAAGTCCCCTATTCTCCCCAAAGGAGAAATGCCAACTATCATCTCCAACCAGCATTTCCAGTCATCAGAAATCTTTTCAAGAGCCAGAAGCTGGAAG CAAAGAAATATTCCCAGTGTGATATCCAAAGGACATCTGCAAGATTCAGAAGAGGAGCATCATCATGGTGTAGGACAAAAGTCTTCTGCACACATGTTCTGTAGTAAATTAGCCAATTTAGGTTGTTCTGCTTGTCTCAGCCTAAAGTCACGGAATTCTGCTTTCTTAAGAAATACCTTTTTGAACAAATTGGTTGGAGAACATGAAGCCAAAATAGTTTTGAAGCCAG TTCATACAGATGCTGATATTGAAAAAATACAGCTGGAGATGCAAGCAGGAGCCAAAGCAGCTTCCAAAATAATTGATGCAACTAATTCAGGAcctaaagaagagaaggaacCATCTCTGTATGAGAATATTAAAGCTAAACTGAAGAAGATTTTTGGCATTGGAAATGTATTCAAG GtcacaaataaaacacatcatCATAAGAAGTGGATTCACAGTAAAGTAAAGGCTGCAGTTACAGACCTCTGGGAAGAGCCCAGCGCAACCCCACTCTCCAGTTCATCTTCCACTGATTCCTCTGCTGAGGGTAAGGAGCCTGGAAACAGACATGAGAAAGATGAGCTATGGCAATTTGGGAAGAAGCatggcagtggcagcagcagcagcagcagcagcactggctctggcagcagtaggacctgcagcagcagcagagaggacaaCTCTGGAGACAAGCACTGCAGTGTGGACAGTGAATATTTCAACCAACAG GCAGATCTACCCATTTACCAGTTTTGGTTCAAGCCAGCAGATGAACAG gGCCCACAGAGGAaaattcagagcagcagcagcagctcctcttcttcttcatcTAGTAATGAAGGCATCTCTACTCCTGTGTCACAG CCCGTGTTCCTGGGAGACAGAAATCCACCAATACTGGCTGCAGTTCTTCGTGCCATCAAAAAAAATGAGCAGCCAACAGGATACCAGCTTGTTCTGTACACTAACAGACAGGCCTCCAGACTGAGAGTGCAGGTGTTTGTTTCAAGCATCACTGAATCAGATAGGTGGAAACTCTGTGCTGGTGCTTCAGTAGTAAATTCCCATAAAGCATCG GGTACCCTTAAATGGGGTAAAGATTGCCAGGACTATCAAGTTGCTACTCAGATTGCAACAGGGCAATTTGCTTCACATCCAGCTATACAGGTGAAGCTGGAGTGGTCGGAAGTTCCTTCAAGTGTCCGAAAAACTGCCAGGTG gttCTACACATATCTTCCAGGAGCTCTGTATATGCTTGGCTACTCCCAAAAGCAGCAGCGTGGTCCTTCTCATCAGGCAGCCATCGTGATGGctctgacatctccaagaacCTGTGATGTGGTCCTAAAGCTACCTGAA CTCACAGTTTACAACAGAGCCATCATGCTTCCCGTGCCTCTCCCTACAAGATCAGATACAACAACCTTAGCACTACCATTCTCCAACTGGAACGTCTTTTACCAAGCAGCCTTTTCAATCATTGAAAACCTTAAAG ctcgTTGTTCAGTTTCCCAGAATATGATAACAACCTTCAATGGAGTTGAGTTTAACTATTCAATGCCTGCAAATTGCTACCACATCCTGGCACAGGATTGTAGTCCGGAACTGAAGTTCCTGGTGATGATGAAAAGACTTGAAGAATCTGCTGACCTTATGGCAGTAACTGTCAGACTTGCCAACCA TAAGATTGACATGTATGTTTCCAATGGACTAATCCAGCTGAAGATCAATGGTGTTCAAACCCCAACAGATGTTCCATACACATCTAAGTCTG GTCTGCTGATAAGCAGTGAAAAGGAAGGCATGTCATTAAAAGCCCCTGCATATGGTGTAGAAAAACTACATTATGATGGACATAATCTTggg ATTCAGGTTGCTTTCTGGATGGCTGGAAAAACATGTGGTATTTGTGGAAAATACGAtgctgagaagaaaagggagTATCAAACACCCAGCGGATATTTAGCTAAAGATGCAGTGAGTTTTGCTCAGTCCTGGGTCATCTCAGAAGACACATGTACTGGAG CTTGCAAGCTGCAGAGGAAATTTGTCAAAATTGAGAAGCCAGTTGCATTTGACAAAAAGGCCTCAAAATGCTTTTCCATCGAGCCAGTTTTACACTGTGCAGAAGGCTGTTCAGCAACCAGGACTGTTCCTGTCTCTGTGGGCTTCCACTGTGTCCCATCTG ACTCCACGCTTGATCTGGAGGAGAAGCAGGTGAGGTTAGACCAGAAGTCTGAAGACTTGGTGAGCAGGGTCGATGCCCACACAGCGTGCTCCTGCgcacagcagctgtgcccaGCGTGA
- the CTBS gene encoding di-N-acetylchitobiase — protein MGHLGCAALLVLLGLLQLLGRTAACPCQDPRLCQPIAATADFEVFVFDVGKEAWKSYDWSKITTVAAFGKYDPDLVCFAHSKGARVVLKGDVPLQEIVDPAKRAAWISQQVDLAKKQYMDGINIDIEQEVNETSPEYYALTELVKETADAFHKEIPGSQVTFDVAWSPACIDRRCYNYTGIAAACDFLFVMSYDEQSQIWSDCIAVANAPYFQTLAGYEDYIGMGIDPKKLVMGVPWYGYDYVCLNLTEDHVCSLPKVPFRGAPCSDAAGHQVQYGAIMKQVNSSISGALWDEVQKSPFYEYKDSLGHFHQVWYDDPRSISLKAAYVKNRGLRGIGMWNGNSLDYSREAAAEKQTEAMWQALIP, from the exons ATGGGGCATTTGGGGTGTGCGGCgttgctggtgctgctgggcctcctgcagctgctgggtcGCACCGCTGCGTGCCCCTGCCAGGACCCGCGGCTCTGCCAGCCCATCGCGGCCACCGCCGACTTCGAG GTCTTTGTGTTCGATGTGGGGAAGGAAGCCTGGAAATCCTATGACTGGTCAAAAATTACAACCGTGGCAGCTTTTGGGAAATATGATCCAGATCTCGTGTGCTTTGCTCATTCCAAAGGCGCCAGGGTAGTATTGAAAG GTGATGTACCTCTTCAGGAAATTGTTGACCCAGCTAAAAGAGCAGCGTGGATATCCCAGCAGGTGGACCTTGCCAAAAAACAGTATATGGATGGAATTAATATAGATATAGAGCAAGAAGTTAATGAAACCTCTCCTGAGTATTATGCATTAACGGAGCTTGTTAAAGAAACTGCAGATGCTTTTCACAAAGAAATTCCAGGATCACAG GTAACATTTGATGTGGCCTGGTCCCCTGCATGCATCGATAGGAGGTGCTACAACTACACTGGGATTGCAGCTGCCTGTGATTTCTTATTTGTGATGTCTTATGATGAGCAGAGCCAGATCTGGAGTGACTGCATAGCAGTAGCCAATGCTCCTTACTTTCAGACTTTAGCTG GGTATGAAGATTACATTGGTATGGGCATTGATCCTAAGAAGCTTGTGATGGGTGTCCCTTGGTATGGCTATGATTATGTGTGCCTAAACTTAACTGAG gATCATGTTTGTTCCCTTCCCAAAGTGCCATTCCGTGGTGCCCcttgcagtgatgctgcagggcATCAGGTGCAGTATGGAGCAATAATGAAGCAGGTGAACAGTTCTATTTCAGGGGCATTATGGGATGAGGTACAAAAGTCTCCGTTTTATGAATACAAG GATTCTCTTGGTCACTTCCATCAAGTCTGGTATGATGACCCTCGCAGCATCTCTCTAAAAGCAGCATATGTGAAGAATCGAGGCCTAAGGGGCATTGGCATGTGGAATGGAAACAGTCTTGACTATTCCagggaagctgcagcagaaaaacaaactgaggCAATGTGGCAAGCCCTGATACCCTAA